The sequence CGTAATCAACTTCCTGACTGATCGGCGGTAGGACAATCGGCGCGCCGTCGGCCACCAGCGCCGAGGGAAATTTGTTGAACAGCACCGGCTCCGTGGGAGGCTCGGCGCCGCTTTCGCGCGCGTGATCGGCGTAGTTCAGGCCAACGCAGATCACCTTCTGCGGATCAGGCACGGGGGGCAGCAGCCGCACAGTTAGCGGGTCGAACGCTTTGCCGATTTCGGCGGCATGTCCCACGGTCCGCAAGATACCGCTGCCACGGTGCAACAGCTCCTTCAAGCTGCACGGCAACGACGCGTCGGCGTCGTTCAGATCGACAAACCCGTCGGCGACGACGGCGGCGAGCCGCGGCCCCCGTTCGCTTTGATAAGTGACCAGTCGCAACTTTGGGCCTCCCTGATTCGGCGAGCGGCGCCGCTACGATCGGAGCGAACAGGCGACGCGCAACGATTATTCCGGCGTAGAATAGCCCCCTCTCAAAGCCGCCACAAGCGGCCGCGCTTCGCTTGGCGCGCGGCGCGACATACGATTAGAGGGGCACCTACCTGTATGAGTCCGCCGCGTGAACGCTCCTCTCTTCCATCAGGCATTGGTCGATAATCTCGCCGACGGCGTGCTGCTGGTCGGCGCCGACGGGACCATGTCGGCATGGAACTGCGCCGCGGAGCGCATGACCGGCATCGACGCCGCCGAAGTGCTGGGACGCGTTTGGAGCTGTCGGCATCTGGCGCTTCGCGACGAGGAACATCGAGCCATCACCGACAGCGACTGTCCCATTGGCGCTGCGCTGGCGACGGGCGAACAAGTCATTCGCCGGCTCGAACTACGCGGCCGGGGCGGCCGGTTCGTGCCCGTCGAGATGCATGTGATTCCGGTTTTCGAACACGACGGCGAGTTGCAAGGGGCCGCCGTGGTCTGGCGCGACGTCTCTTCCACCTTATCACTGGAGGCGCGCTGCCAACAACTGCACGAGCTGGCCACGCGCGATCCGCTGACGCAGGTGGCCAATCGGGCCGAGTTCGATCGAGTCCACTCCTCCTTCGTGGCCGTGCATCTCGAACGACATTCGCCCTATAGCTTGGTGATGGTCGATCTCGACCACTTCAAGTCGATCAACGACCATTATGGCCATCCGGTCGGCGATATCGTGCTGGCGACCCTGGCGCGACTGCTCAAGAGCTTCTGCCGTTTGGGCGACCTCGTGGCGCGCTATGGTGGCGAGGAATTCGCCATCTTGCTAGCCGATTGTCCTGGCGCGGCGGCCACCCATCGCGCCGATGAGATTCGCCGCGCCGTGAGCGAATTGCCGATCTCGGCCCTGGGAGGCAAGCATATCAGCGCCAGCTTCGGCGTCACCGAAGTCCGGCCGGGCGACACGCCACAAGGGATGCTCGAGCGGGCTGATCGCGCGTTGTTCTGCGCCAAGGAACGTGGCCGTAACACGGTGGTCTATCTGGGACCACAACAAACCGGCCAATCACTCGCCGAAATCGTGACCAATCTGCGGCATGCCGTCACGGGCTCTGCGCGGTAGCGACGGGCACAGCCCACAATACCGGCACAGACACGTGCTTCGCGGCGGCGCCGCCAATGCCGCTCGTGACGTAGAATTGTGCGGGCAACGCCCCCATCCGCCAATCGCAACCCACCCCGCGCCCACTGGCAGGCAGTGACATGACGCGCATCGGTCCCACGATCAGCGCCGGCGAACGACTGTTGATCAAACAGCTTGCGGCCGCCAACAACGAGATCACCTTGGCCAGCGCGCGCATCGCCTCGGGGCGCAAAATCAACTCTCCGCACGACAATCCGGCGGCCTTCTTGGAGTTGAGTCGGCTGCAGAACGAGCAGTCGCTGGTGCAGGGCGCGACGGCGAATGTCGCCAGCGCCTCGACGATGGTCAGCCGCGCCCAGTTGGCAATCGACCAGATCCGCACGCAACTCGACGCCATTCGCGAACAAGCAGTCGCCGACGTCGATCAGGCGCTAACGCCCGACCAGCGCGCGGCGCATCAAGCCGCGATCGATCAGGCGATCTCCGCAATCACGCAAATCGTGGGGCAAGACATCGACGGTCGCCAATTACTGGGCGGAGGAGCCGACTTTGTTTACGCTGGCGTCGATCCCAATCAGATCATTGATATTCAAGCGTACTCGCTCGGCAACGCGGCTGCACAGTCGATCGCCGGCGGCGTGATTTCGACCGCCAGCACGGCTCAGGCCAGCTACACCGGCATGGGGGGTGTCGCCACCGCGACGGCGAACATCACCGTCACCGGCGACCGCGGCGGCGCCAACATCAGCGTGACCATCGGACAAAGCCTCACCAGTCTGCGCGACGCCATCAATAACGAGAGTCACGCCACGGGCGTGGTTGCCAGCGTCGCGGGCGACACGCTTTCGTTTCAGAGCATCGCCTATGGCAGCCAAGCAACAGTCGGGGTAGCGGCGACATCTGGCGTGTTTGCGGTCACTGGCCTCGGGGCCGATAGCGCCGCACATGGCGTCGATGCCGTGGCCACCATCAACGGACAAGTCGTGATTGGCGACGGCAATCGGTTCGAAATACAAAGCGGCACGCTCTCGGCCAGTGTCGAGTTCGCGGCGGGATTCACCGGCATGTTCAGCTCGGTCGAGATATCTGGCGAAGCGCTCTCATTCAACCTGTCGACCAGCATCAGCGACCGCGCGGTGCTGGCCATTCCCGGTTTACAGCCCGCCCGGCTCGGTGGACTGTCCGGCAATCTGTCGCAGCTCGCCACCGGAGGCGCCAAGGCAGGACTTGGCGCCGGCGCCAGCGCGGCCGTCCGCATCGTCGACGAGGCGCTCGGCAAGCTAACGCGCGTGGAAGGGCTGGTGGATGGCTTCGCCAATGCAACCATCGCGGCCAGCGCGG is a genomic window of Pirellulales bacterium containing:
- a CDS encoding diguanylate cyclase, coding for MNAPLFHQALVDNLADGVLLVGADGTMSAWNCAAERMTGIDAAEVLGRVWSCRHLALRDEEHRAITDSDCPIGAALATGEQVIRRLELRGRGGRFVPVEMHVIPVFEHDGELQGAAVVWRDVSSTLSLEARCQQLHELATRDPLTQVANRAEFDRVHSSFVAVHLERHSPYSLVMVDLDHFKSINDHYGHPVGDIVLATLARLLKSFCRLGDLVARYGGEEFAILLADCPGAAATHRADEIRRAVSELPISALGGKHISASFGVTEVRPGDTPQGMLERADRALFCAKERGRNTVVYLGPQQTGQSLAEIVTNLRHAVTGSAR